A stretch of the Aegilops tauschii subsp. strangulata cultivar AL8/78 chromosome 4, Aet v6.0, whole genome shotgun sequence genome encodes the following:
- the LOC109765511 gene encoding uncharacterized protein → MGRKMGTLQLEDIGDHHLSVEVSQASDDDSPVSPCIGSAHQAEIPNLATDDERRHLMASSLHSCKLHAYDYPSVSIPVVWGSHPPSQVNKKEDITSEGNWTYLDPHAVLPVDQIDSANNQVCDETPVQCFTRESRDLFTDKTMVHQRETKKIASLHGLSASVWTGLEEECFLLGLHIFGKNLSLVSKFIGSKTVGEVLSYYYGRFYNGTAYKRWSHLRRTRTTRCILGRSIFTGRRQQELISRLKLKISKEAHASLVEVLRSLGSDLTSLEECVFTLKSTIGAETFVQVVGIGKGKHDLTGFVQDTSKTNKGLSVSANTPKGINCSMLAIEEIVNTLTGDSRRSKAKLNDLFWEAVWPRLLARGWHSEQPKDVRTTKNCLVYLVPAIKKFSRRKLTKGTHYFDSITDVLKKVAADPTLLQLETDGIDNGAPVDINGRATGQDGPLDSDLELPMFTIIDTSLVQGEAPFKVRALRSLPADANISFGSTDHSDNMSNDSSSQEQHSDGNLSDDQECHGQVTAPVNDEMGSVYSTTKESLVDLLEAMGTAPQSVFPVNGHSSDDRHSGISSGNGDKADLTCCSVLGRKTGRLVYLSPKRRRFARYSNDQTSQHSFYLPDDADFEKKKLKPLSTTSKPTVIDLGGSFQTRTLADCSMKGKPCEQITEVAKPTTNGGSLEKRNVVNTNEDKSSERKFDAVARTSMGGTLPDNHDCLQKNEDLTVVNTNEDKSPSISNNEIVPDVLEVAGKHDLTVETSSRRQGTRNRPPTVRALEAVALGLLGGTKRKGDARTLTARRPPQRARKNED, encoded by the exons ATGGGACGCAAG ATGGGGACACTTCAGTTAGAAGACATTGGTGATCACCATTTATCTGTAGAAGTTTCTCAAGCTTCGGATGATGACTCACCAGTATCCCCATGCATAGGAAGTGCGCACCAGGCAGAAATCCCCAATCTAGCCACAGACGATGAACGACGTCATCTCATGGCCAGCTCACTCCACAGTTGCAAGTTACATGCATATGATTATCCTAGTGTTTCTATACCAGTTGTATGGGGAAGCCATCCACCAAGTCAAGTTAACAAGAAGGAAGATATTACAAGTGAAGGTAACTGGACATATCTGGATCCTCATGCTGTGCTACCAGTAGATCAAATTGACTCTGCAAATAATCAAGTTTGTGATGAAACACCGGTTCAGTGTTTCACCCGAGAAAGCCGTGACCTCTTCACTGACAAGACAATGGTGCATCAAAGAGAAACAAAAAAAATTGCTTCACTGCATGGCTTATCTGCCTCCGTTTGGACTGGTCTAGAGGAAGAATGCTTTCTTCTTGGGCTGCACATTTTTGGTAAAAATCTCAGCCTGGTGAGCAAGTTTATAGGGAGCAAGACTGTTGGGGAGGTGCTCTCCTACTACTATGGGAGGTTCTATAATGGAACTGCATATAAAAGATGGTCGCACCTTAGAAGGACAAGAACTACTAGATGCATTCTCGGGAGAAGCATTTTTACTGGTCGGCGACAACAGGAGCTTATATCTCGTTTGAAATTGAAAATATCCAAGGAGGCTCATGCTTCGTTAGTTGAG GTTTTAAGGTCTTTGGGCTCTGACCTGACATCTTTAGAGGAATGTGTCTTCACTCTGAAATCCACCATTGGAGCAGAAACTTTTGTTCAGGTCGTTGGGATTGGTAAAGGGAAGCATGATTTGACTGGATTTGTTCAGGACACATCCAAAACAAACAAAGGTCTATCAGTTTCCGCCAACACACCTAAAGGCATAAATTGTTCCATGCTTGCTATAGAAGAGATAGTCAACACCTTAACAGGTGATTCCAGGAGAAGTAAGGCGAAACTAAATGATCTGTTTTGGGAAGCTGTTTGGCCCCGTTTGCTTGCAAGAGGGTGGCACTCAGAGCAGCCAAAAGACGTCCGCACAACCAAGAATTGCCTTGTATATTTGGTGCCTGCTATCAAAAAATTCTCAAGAAGGAAGCTCACTAAAGGCACTCACTATTTCGATTCTATCACTGACGTCCTTAAAAAAGTGGCAGCAGACCCCACTCTTCTTCAGCTAGAGACAGATGGAATAGATAATGGTGCACCTGTTGATATAAATGGCCGGGCAACAGGCCAAGATGGTCCTTTGGATAGTGATCTGGAGCTTCCAATGTTCACTATAATTGATACTAGCTTGGTCCAAGGGGAAGCGCCCTTCAAAGTGAGGGCTCTGAGAAGCTTACCTGCTGATGCAAATATTAGCTTTGGATCTACAGATCATTCAGATAATATGTCAAACGACAGTTCCTCTCAGGAGCAACATAGTGATGGTAACTTGTCAGATGACCAGGAATGTCATGGACAAGTGACAGCTCCTGTTAATGACGAAATGGGATCAGTTTACAGTACAACCAAAGAATCGCTGGTGGATTTGTTGGAAGCCATGGGGACTGCACCACAATCTGTCTTTCCAGTTAATGGTCATTCTTCCGATGATCGGCACTCAGGCATTTCTAGTGGTAATGGTGACAAAGCAGACTTGACATGCTGCTCTGTCCTTGGAAGGAAAACTGGGAGACTAGTGTATTTATCTCCAAAGCGCAGAAGATTTGCTAGGTACAGTAATGACCAGACCAGCCAACACAGCTTTTATTTACCAGATGATGCTGATTTCGAGAAAAAGAAACTGAAGCCTTTATCCACTACATCAAAGCCAACTGTTATTGATCTTGGTGGTAGTTTCCAAACCAGAACACTGGCAGACTGTTCCATGAAGGGGAAGCCATGTGAGCAGATAACAGAGGTTGCGAAGCCTACTACCAACGGCGGATCGCTTGAGAAGCGGAATGTGGTGAATACAAATGAGGACAAGTCATCAGAACGAAAGTTTGATGCAGTAGCCAGGACTAGCATGGGAGGGACTTTGCCAGACAATCATGATTGTTTGCAGAAAAATGAAGATCTAACTGTGGTGAATACAAATGAGGACAAGTCACCTTCCATTTCGAATAACGAGATAGTTCCTGATGTTTTGGAGGTCGCCGGAAAACATGATCTAACTGTTGAGACGAGCTCTCGGAGGCAGGGAACCAGAAATCGGCCTCCCACCGTAAGAGCTCTGGAAGCAGTTGCTCTTGGTCTCCTCGGAGGCACAAAGCGCAAGGGGGACGCCAGAACCTTGACGGCAAGAAGGCCTCCTCAGCGGGCTCGCAAGAATGAAGACTGA